In Oryctolagus cuniculus chromosome X, mOryCun1.1, whole genome shotgun sequence, a single window of DNA contains:
- the ATP2B3 gene encoding plasma membrane calcium-transporting ATPase 3 isoform X5 — MGDMANSSIECHPKPQPQREAPHAGGFGCTLAELRTLMELRGAEALQKIQEAYGDVSGLCRRLKTSPTEGLADNTNDLEKRRQIYGQNFIPPKQPKTFLQLVWEALQDVTLIILEVAAIVSLGLSFYAPPGEESEACGNVSGGAEDEGEAEAGWIEGAAILLSVICVVLVTAFNDWSKEKQFRGLQSRIEQEQKFTVIRNGQLLQVPVAALVVGDIAQVKYGDLLPADGVLIQGNDLKIDESSLTGESDHVRKSADKDPMLLSGTHVMEGSGRMVVTAVGVNSQTGIIFTLLGAGGEEEEKKDKKGKQQDGAMESSQTKAKKQDGAVAMEMQPLKSAEGGELEERERKKASAPRKEKSVLQGKLTKLAVQIGKAGLVMSAITVIILVLYFVIETFVVDGRVWLAECTPVYVQYFVKFFIIGVTVLVVAVPEGLPLAVTISLAYSVKKMMKDNNLVRHLDACETMGNATAICSDKTGTLTTNRMTVVQSYVGDTHYREVPAPSALTPKILDLLVHAISINSAYTTKILPPEKEGALPRQVGNKTECALLGFVLDLKRDFQPVREQIPEDKLYKVYTFNSVRKSMSTVIRMPDGAFRLFSKGASEILLKKCTHILNSNGELRVFRPRDREDMVKKIIEPMACDGLRTICIAYRDFAAGHEPDWDNENEVVGDLTCIAVVGIEDPVRPEVPEAIRKCQRAGITVRMVTGDNINTARAIAAKCGIIQPGEDFLCLEGKEFNRRIRNEKGEIEQERLDKVWPKLRVLARSSPTDKHTLVKGIIDSTSGEQRQVVAVTGDGTNDGPALKKADVGFAMGIAGTDVAKEASDIILTDDNFTSIVKAVMWGRNVYDSISKFLQFQLTVNVVAVIVAFTGACITQDSPLKAVQMLWVNLIMDTFASLALATEPPTESLLLRKPYGRDKPLISRTMMKNILGHAAYQLTIIFTLLFVGELFFDIDSGRNAPLHSPPSEHYTIIFNTFVMMQLFNEINARKIHGERNVFDGIFSNPIFCSIVLGTFAIQIVIVQFGGKPFSCSPLSTEQWLWCLFVGVGELVWGQVIATIPTSQLKCLKEAGHGPGKDEMADEELAEGEEEIDHAERELRRGQILWFRGLNRIQTQMEVVSTFKRSGSFQGAVRRRSSVLSQLHDVTNLCTPTHIRVVKAFRSSLYEGLEKPESKSSIHNFMATPEFLINDYTHNIPLIDDTDVDENEERLRAPPPLSPNQNNNAIDSGIYLTTHVTKSATSSAFSSSPGSPLHSVETSL; from the exons ATGGGCGACATGGCCAACAGCTCCATTGAGTGCCACCCCAAGCCCCAGCCACAGCGGGAGGCCCCGCATGCAGGTGGCTTTGGGTGCACGCTGGCTGAGCTCCGCACCCTCATGGAGCTCCGCGGGGCCGAGGCGCTGCAGAAGATCCAGGAAGCCTACGGGGACGTCAGTGGGCTCTGCAGGAGGTTGAAGACCTCGCCCACCGAGG GCCTGGCGGACAACACCAATGACCTGGAGAAGCGCAGGCAGATCTACGGGCAGAACTTCATCCCCCCCAAGCAGCCCAAGACCTTCTTGCAGCTGGTGTGGGAGGCCCTACAGGACGTGACCCTCATCATCCTGGAGGTAGCAGCCATCGTCTCCCTGGGCCTCTCGTTCTACGCCCCGCCTGGAGAGGAGAGTGAAG CCTGTGGGAATGTGTCCGGTGGAGCTGAAGACGAGGGTGAGGCTGAGGCCGGCTGGATCGAGGGGGCCGCCATCCTGCTGTCGGTCATCTGCGTGGTACTGGTCACGGCCTTCAATGACTGGAGCAAGGAGAAGCAGTTCCGAGGCCTACAGAGCCGCATCGAGCAGGAGCAGAAGTTCACGGTCATCCGGAATGGCCAACTCCTCCAAGTCCCCGTGGCTGCGCTGGTGGTGGGCGACATTGCCCAGGTCAAGTATG GAGACCTGCTGCCCGCCGACGGCGTGCTCATCCAGGGCAATGACCTCAAGATCGACGAGAGCTCGCTGACAGGCGAGTCGGACCACGTGCGCAAGTCAGCCGACAAGGACCCCATGCTGCTCTCAG GCACCCACGTcatggaaggttctggaagaaTGGTGGTGACAGCCGTTGGGGTGAACTCCCAGACAGGCATCATCTTTACCTTGCTTGGggctggaggagaggaggaggagaagaaagataAGAAAG GCAAGCAGCAGGATGGGGCCATGGAGAGTAGCCAGACCAAAG CTAAGAAGCAGGATGGGGCTGTCGCCATGGAGATGCAGCCCCTGAAGAGCGCAGAGGGCGGGGAGCTGGAGGAGCGCGAGAGGAAGAAAGCCAGTGCGCCCCGGAAGGAGAAGTCGGTCCTCCAGGGCAAGCTCACAAAGCTGGCTGTGCAGATTGGGAAGGCAG GGCTGGTGATGTCCGCCATCACCGTCATCATCTTGGTCCTCTACTTCGTGATCGAGACCTTTGTCGTGGACGGCCGGGTGTGGCTGGCGGAGTGCACGCCAGTCTATGTGCAGTACTTCGTGAAGTTCTTCATCATCGGTGTCACTGTGCTAGTCGTGGCTGTCCCTGAGGGCCTGCCTCTTGCTGTCACCATCTCCTTGGCTTACTCTGTCAAG AAAATGATGAAGGACAATAACCTGGTGCGCCACCTGGACGCCTGCGAGACCATGGGCAACGCCACGGCCATCTGCTCAGACAAGACGGGCACGCTCACCACCAACCGCATGACGGTGGTCCAGTCTTACGTGGGAGACACGCACTACAGAGAGGTCCCCGCCCCTAGTGCCCTGACACCCAAGATCCTCGACCTCCTGGTCCATGCCATCTCCATCAACAGTGCCTACACCACCAAAATACTA CCTCCAGAGAAGGAAGGCGCTCTGCCGCGCCAGGTGGGCAACAAGACCGAGTGTGCCCTGCTGGGCTTCGTGCTGGACCTCAAGCGGGACTTCCAGCCTGTGCGGGAGCAGATCCCGGAAGACAAGCTGTACAAAGTATACACCTTCAACTCGGTCCGCAAGTCCATGAGCACCGTCATCCGCATGCCCGATGGCGCCTTCCGCCTCTTCAGCAAGGGCGCCTCGGAGATCCTGCTCAAAAA GTGCACGCACATCCTAAACAGCAATGGCGAACTCCGGGTCTTCCGTCCTCGGGACCGAGAAGACATGGTGAAGAAGATCATCGAGCCGATGGCTTGCGATGGCCTCCGCACCATCTGCATCGCCTACCGTGACTTTGCTGCAGGCCACGAACCCGACTGGGACAACGAGAACGAGGTGGTGGGCGACCTCACCTGCATAGCCGTCGTGGGCATCGAGGACCCCGTGAGACCTGAG GTCCCTGAAGCGATTCGCAAATGCCAGCGTGCCGGCATCACGGTCCGCATGGTAACTGGGGACAACATCAACACAGCCCGGGCCATCGCAGCCAAGTGCGGCATCATCCAGCCTGGGGAGGACTTCCTGTGCCTGGAGGGGAAGGAGTTCAACCGCAGGATCCGCAATGAGAAGGGCGAG ATAGAACAGGAGCGGCTGGACAAGGTGTGGCCCAAGCTGAGGGTGCTCGCCCGGTCATCTCCCACCGACAAGCACACGCTAGTCAAAG GGATTATCGACAGCACCAGTGGCGAGCAGCGGCAGGTGGTAGCTGTGACTGGGGATGGCACCAACGATGGACCAGCTCTCAAGAAAGCAGATGTGGGCTTTGCCATG GGCATCGCAGGGACTGACGTGGCCAAGGAGGCCTCCGACATCATCCTGACGGACGACAACTTCACCAGCATCGTCAAGGCCGTGATGTGGGGCCGCAACGTGTACGACAGCATCTCCAAGTTCCTGCAGTTCCAGCTCACGGTCAACGTGGTGGCCGTGATCGTGGCCTTCACGGGCGCCTGCATCACTCAG GACTCTCCTCTCAAAGCCGTACAGATGTTGTGGGTGAACTTGATCATGGACACGTTCGCCTCCCTGGCCCTGGCGACGGAGCCGCccactgagtccctgctgctgcggAAGCCGTATGGCCGAGACAAGCCCCTCATCTCGCGCACCATGATGAAGAACATCCTGGGCCACGCCGCCTACCAGCTCACCATCATCTTCACCCTGCTCTTTGTCG GCGAGCTCTTCTTCGACATCGACAGCGGGCGCAACGCGCCGCTGCACTCGCCGCCCTCGGAGCACTACACCATCATCTTCAATACCTTCGTCATGATGCAGCTCTTCAACGAGATCAACGCACGCAAGATCCACGGCGAGCGCAACGTCTTCGACGGCATCTTCAGCAACCCCATCTTCTGCAGCATCGTGCTGGGCACCTTCGCCATCCAG ATTGTCATCGTCCAGTTCGGCGGGAAGCCCTTCAGCTGCTCCCCGCTGTCCACGGAACAGTGGCTGTGGTGCCTGTTTGTTGGCGTCGGGGAGCTGGTCTGGGGACAG GTCATCGCCACCATTCCCACCAGCCAGCTCAAGTGCCTGAAGGAGGCAGGGCACGGGCCGGGGAAGGACGAGATGGCTGATGAGGAGCTGGCGGAGGGCGAAGAGGAGATTGACCACGCCGAGCGGGAGCTCCGCAGGGGTCAGATCCTGTGGTTCCGGGGCCTCAACCGGATCCAGACGCAG ATGGAGGTAGTGAGTACCTTCAAGAGAAGCGGTTCATTTCAGGGTGCTGTGCGCCGGCGGTCTTCGGTCCTCAGCCAGCTCCATGACGTAACCAATCTTTGTACCCCCACTCAC ATCCGGGTGGTGAAAGCATTCCGTAGCTCGCTCTATGAAGGCCTGGAGAAACCGGAATCCAAGAGCTCCATCCATAATTTCATGGCAACGCCCGAGT
- the ATP2B3 gene encoding plasma membrane calcium-transporting ATPase 3 isoform X2, producing MGDMANSSIECHPKPQPQREAPHAGGFGCTLAELRTLMELRGAEALQKIQEAYGDVSGLCRRLKTSPTEGLADNTNDLEKRRQIYGQNFIPPKQPKTFLQLVWEALQDVTLIILEVAAIVSLGLSFYAPPGEESEACGNVSGGAEDEGEAEAGWIEGAAILLSVICVVLVTAFNDWSKEKQFRGLQSRIEQEQKFTVIRNGQLLQVPVAALVVGDIAQVKYGDLLPADGVLIQGNDLKIDESSLTGESDHVRKSADKDPMLLSGTHVMEGSGRMVVTAVGVNSQTGIIFTLLGAGGEEEEKKDKKAKKQDGAVAMEMQPLKSAEGGELEERERKKASAPRKEKSVLQGKLTKLAVQIGKAGLVMSAITVIILVLYFVIETFVVDGRVWLAECTPVYVQYFVKFFIIGVTVLVVAVPEGLPLAVTISLAYSVKKMMKDNNLVRHLDACETMGNATAICSDKTGTLTTNRMTVVQSYVGDTHYREVPAPSALTPKILDLLVHAISINSAYTTKILPPEKEGALPRQVGNKTECALLGFVLDLKRDFQPVREQIPEDKLYKVYTFNSVRKSMSTVIRMPDGAFRLFSKGASEILLKKCTHILNSNGELRVFRPRDREDMVKKIIEPMACDGLRTICIAYRDFAAGHEPDWDNENEVVGDLTCIAVVGIEDPVRPEVPEAIRKCQRAGITVRMVTGDNINTARAIAAKCGIIQPGEDFLCLEGKEFNRRIRNEKGEIEQERLDKVWPKLRVLARSSPTDKHTLVKGIIDSTSGEQRQVVAVTGDGTNDGPALKKADVGFAMGIAGTDVAKEASDIILTDDNFTSIVKAVMWGRNVYDSISKFLQFQLTVNVVAVIVAFTGACITQDSPLKAVQMLWVNLIMDTFASLALATEPPTESLLLRKPYGRDKPLISRTMMKNILGHAAYQLTIIFTLLFVGELFFDIDSGRNAPLHSPPSEHYTIIFNTFVMMQLFNEINARKIHGERNVFDGIFSNPIFCSIVLGTFAIQIVIVQFGGKPFSCSPLSTEQWLWCLFVGVGELVWGQVIATIPTSQLKCLKEAGHGPGKDEMADEELAEGEEEIDHAERELRRGQILWFRGLNRIQTQIRVVKAFRSSLYEGLEKPESKSSIHNFMATPEFLINDYTHNIPLIDDTDVDENEERLRAPPPLSPNQNNNAIDSGIYLTTHVTKSATSSAFSSSPGSPLHSVETSL from the exons ATGGGCGACATGGCCAACAGCTCCATTGAGTGCCACCCCAAGCCCCAGCCACAGCGGGAGGCCCCGCATGCAGGTGGCTTTGGGTGCACGCTGGCTGAGCTCCGCACCCTCATGGAGCTCCGCGGGGCCGAGGCGCTGCAGAAGATCCAGGAAGCCTACGGGGACGTCAGTGGGCTCTGCAGGAGGTTGAAGACCTCGCCCACCGAGG GCCTGGCGGACAACACCAATGACCTGGAGAAGCGCAGGCAGATCTACGGGCAGAACTTCATCCCCCCCAAGCAGCCCAAGACCTTCTTGCAGCTGGTGTGGGAGGCCCTACAGGACGTGACCCTCATCATCCTGGAGGTAGCAGCCATCGTCTCCCTGGGCCTCTCGTTCTACGCCCCGCCTGGAGAGGAGAGTGAAG CCTGTGGGAATGTGTCCGGTGGAGCTGAAGACGAGGGTGAGGCTGAGGCCGGCTGGATCGAGGGGGCCGCCATCCTGCTGTCGGTCATCTGCGTGGTACTGGTCACGGCCTTCAATGACTGGAGCAAGGAGAAGCAGTTCCGAGGCCTACAGAGCCGCATCGAGCAGGAGCAGAAGTTCACGGTCATCCGGAATGGCCAACTCCTCCAAGTCCCCGTGGCTGCGCTGGTGGTGGGCGACATTGCCCAGGTCAAGTATG GAGACCTGCTGCCCGCCGACGGCGTGCTCATCCAGGGCAATGACCTCAAGATCGACGAGAGCTCGCTGACAGGCGAGTCGGACCACGTGCGCAAGTCAGCCGACAAGGACCCCATGCTGCTCTCAG GCACCCACGTcatggaaggttctggaagaaTGGTGGTGACAGCCGTTGGGGTGAACTCCCAGACAGGCATCATCTTTACCTTGCTTGGggctggaggagaggaggaggagaagaaagataAGAAAG CTAAGAAGCAGGATGGGGCTGTCGCCATGGAGATGCAGCCCCTGAAGAGCGCAGAGGGCGGGGAGCTGGAGGAGCGCGAGAGGAAGAAAGCCAGTGCGCCCCGGAAGGAGAAGTCGGTCCTCCAGGGCAAGCTCACAAAGCTGGCTGTGCAGATTGGGAAGGCAG GGCTGGTGATGTCCGCCATCACCGTCATCATCTTGGTCCTCTACTTCGTGATCGAGACCTTTGTCGTGGACGGCCGGGTGTGGCTGGCGGAGTGCACGCCAGTCTATGTGCAGTACTTCGTGAAGTTCTTCATCATCGGTGTCACTGTGCTAGTCGTGGCTGTCCCTGAGGGCCTGCCTCTTGCTGTCACCATCTCCTTGGCTTACTCTGTCAAG AAAATGATGAAGGACAATAACCTGGTGCGCCACCTGGACGCCTGCGAGACCATGGGCAACGCCACGGCCATCTGCTCAGACAAGACGGGCACGCTCACCACCAACCGCATGACGGTGGTCCAGTCTTACGTGGGAGACACGCACTACAGAGAGGTCCCCGCCCCTAGTGCCCTGACACCCAAGATCCTCGACCTCCTGGTCCATGCCATCTCCATCAACAGTGCCTACACCACCAAAATACTA CCTCCAGAGAAGGAAGGCGCTCTGCCGCGCCAGGTGGGCAACAAGACCGAGTGTGCCCTGCTGGGCTTCGTGCTGGACCTCAAGCGGGACTTCCAGCCTGTGCGGGAGCAGATCCCGGAAGACAAGCTGTACAAAGTATACACCTTCAACTCGGTCCGCAAGTCCATGAGCACCGTCATCCGCATGCCCGATGGCGCCTTCCGCCTCTTCAGCAAGGGCGCCTCGGAGATCCTGCTCAAAAA GTGCACGCACATCCTAAACAGCAATGGCGAACTCCGGGTCTTCCGTCCTCGGGACCGAGAAGACATGGTGAAGAAGATCATCGAGCCGATGGCTTGCGATGGCCTCCGCACCATCTGCATCGCCTACCGTGACTTTGCTGCAGGCCACGAACCCGACTGGGACAACGAGAACGAGGTGGTGGGCGACCTCACCTGCATAGCCGTCGTGGGCATCGAGGACCCCGTGAGACCTGAG GTCCCTGAAGCGATTCGCAAATGCCAGCGTGCCGGCATCACGGTCCGCATGGTAACTGGGGACAACATCAACACAGCCCGGGCCATCGCAGCCAAGTGCGGCATCATCCAGCCTGGGGAGGACTTCCTGTGCCTGGAGGGGAAGGAGTTCAACCGCAGGATCCGCAATGAGAAGGGCGAG ATAGAACAGGAGCGGCTGGACAAGGTGTGGCCCAAGCTGAGGGTGCTCGCCCGGTCATCTCCCACCGACAAGCACACGCTAGTCAAAG GGATTATCGACAGCACCAGTGGCGAGCAGCGGCAGGTGGTAGCTGTGACTGGGGATGGCACCAACGATGGACCAGCTCTCAAGAAAGCAGATGTGGGCTTTGCCATG GGCATCGCAGGGACTGACGTGGCCAAGGAGGCCTCCGACATCATCCTGACGGACGACAACTTCACCAGCATCGTCAAGGCCGTGATGTGGGGCCGCAACGTGTACGACAGCATCTCCAAGTTCCTGCAGTTCCAGCTCACGGTCAACGTGGTGGCCGTGATCGTGGCCTTCACGGGCGCCTGCATCACTCAG GACTCTCCTCTCAAAGCCGTACAGATGTTGTGGGTGAACTTGATCATGGACACGTTCGCCTCCCTGGCCCTGGCGACGGAGCCGCccactgagtccctgctgctgcggAAGCCGTATGGCCGAGACAAGCCCCTCATCTCGCGCACCATGATGAAGAACATCCTGGGCCACGCCGCCTACCAGCTCACCATCATCTTCACCCTGCTCTTTGTCG GCGAGCTCTTCTTCGACATCGACAGCGGGCGCAACGCGCCGCTGCACTCGCCGCCCTCGGAGCACTACACCATCATCTTCAATACCTTCGTCATGATGCAGCTCTTCAACGAGATCAACGCACGCAAGATCCACGGCGAGCGCAACGTCTTCGACGGCATCTTCAGCAACCCCATCTTCTGCAGCATCGTGCTGGGCACCTTCGCCATCCAG ATTGTCATCGTCCAGTTCGGCGGGAAGCCCTTCAGCTGCTCCCCGCTGTCCACGGAACAGTGGCTGTGGTGCCTGTTTGTTGGCGTCGGGGAGCTGGTCTGGGGACAG GTCATCGCCACCATTCCCACCAGCCAGCTCAAGTGCCTGAAGGAGGCAGGGCACGGGCCGGGGAAGGACGAGATGGCTGATGAGGAGCTGGCGGAGGGCGAAGAGGAGATTGACCACGCCGAGCGGGAGCTCCGCAGGGGTCAGATCCTGTGGTTCCGGGGCCTCAACCGGATCCAGACGCAG ATCCGGGTGGTGAAAGCATTCCGTAGCTCGCTCTATGAAGGCCTGGAGAAACCGGAATCCAAGAGCTCCATCCATAATTTCATGGCAACGCCCGAGT